The following proteins come from a genomic window of Denitromonas sp.:
- a CDS encoding efflux RND transporter periplasmic adaptor subunit: protein MIVLCAAALAAPPAFAADLETALVERAPVDVLHVAEGVVEAVSSATIAAQVQGRIVDVKADAGDRVRAGQVLMRIDASEANQAVAGAAASVAQAQATYINAQAEWQRNVALREKGFVSQAVVDQAVATMKAAQAGLKAAQAGRGQAVTVRDFTTIVAPLAGVVAERHAEAGEMAQPGRPLLTVYDPAQLRVVAQLPQSVAQGVSNAPLAADIILTGSAGRVAATAVMLVPSADPRTHTMEVRALLPATVSGVVPGQFARLMLQVGATQRLTVPGAAVLRRGEVTAVYVQTDAGFRLRQIRPGEVLPDGRIEILAGLNVGDRVALDPVRASLLRHQNASQQ, encoded by the coding sequence ATGATCGTGCTGTGCGCCGCCGCCCTCGCGGCGCCGCCGGCGTTCGCCGCTGACCTCGAGACGGCGCTCGTCGAGCGCGCGCCGGTCGACGTGCTGCATGTGGCCGAAGGCGTGGTCGAGGCGGTCAGCAGCGCCACCATCGCCGCGCAGGTGCAGGGCCGCATCGTCGACGTGAAGGCCGATGCCGGTGACCGTGTGCGCGCCGGGCAGGTGCTGATGCGCATCGACGCCAGCGAGGCCAACCAGGCCGTGGCCGGTGCCGCCGCCTCGGTGGCCCAGGCACAGGCGACCTATATCAACGCCCAGGCCGAGTGGCAGCGCAATGTGGCGCTGCGCGAGAAAGGCTTCGTCAGCCAGGCCGTGGTGGACCAGGCCGTGGCGACGATGAAGGCCGCGCAGGCCGGGCTGAAGGCGGCGCAGGCCGGCCGTGGCCAGGCGGTGACGGTGCGCGACTTCACCACCATCGTGGCGCCGCTGGCCGGCGTGGTGGCCGAGCGCCATGCCGAGGCCGGCGAAATGGCCCAGCCGGGCCGGCCCTTGCTCACCGTGTACGACCCGGCGCAGCTGCGCGTCGTCGCGCAACTGCCGCAGTCCGTGGCCCAGGGTGTGTCGAATGCGCCGCTGGCGGCGGACATCATCCTCACCGGCAGTGCCGGCCGCGTGGCCGCCACGGCGGTGATGCTGGTGCCTTCGGCCGACCCGCGCACCCACACCATGGAAGTGCGTGCGCTGTTGCCGGCGACGGTCAGCGGCGTGGTGCCCGGGCAGTTCGCCCGCCTGATGCTGCAGGTCGGTGCGACACAGCGCCTGACCGTGCCGGGTGCGGCGGTGTTGCGCCGGGGCGAGGTGACCGCGGTGTATGTCCAGACCGACGCAGGCTTCCGCCTGCGCCAGATACGACCCGGCGAAGTATTGCCGGACGGCCGGATCGAAATCCTGGCCGGGCTGAACGTGGGAGACAGGGTGGCCCTGGATCCCGTCAGGGCGAGTCTGCTGCGTCATCAGAACGCATCACAACAATAG
- a CDS encoding NAD(P)/FAD-dependent oxidoreductase, translating into MAHIVIVGAGLGGLPMAYEMKALARAEDRITVVANTGRFHFTPSNPWVAVNWRKRGDIELEIAPLLAKKKIDFVEQAVTQVHAADNSLTLADGSSLSYDVLVLATGPQLAFDEIPGLGPAGFTQSICHVDHAVGAESNWQAFVDDPGPIVVGAVQGASCFGPAYEFARIMETDLRKRKLRDRVPMTFVTSEPYIGHLGLGGVGDSKGMIESMFRDRHIKWICNAKVDKVEDGMMFVTEHDDEGKPKRQHELPFKYSMMLPAFRGIDAVRGVEGLVNPRGFVLIDEFQRNPRYPNIYGVGVCVAIPPVEATPVPTGVPKTGYMIESMVTATAKNIRAALDGKQPAERATWNAVCLADFGDTGAAFVALPQIPPRNVNWYSEGRWVHLAKVGFEKYFLRKMKKGTTEPIYEKIVLDALGIMKLKNR; encoded by the coding sequence ATGGCGCATATTGTGATTGTGGGGGCGGGGCTCGGCGGTTTGCCGATGGCTTACGAGATGAAGGCGCTGGCGCGCGCGGAGGACCGGATCACGGTGGTGGCCAATACCGGCCGCTTCCACTTCACGCCGTCCAACCCGTGGGTGGCGGTGAACTGGCGCAAGCGCGGCGACATCGAGCTGGAGATCGCGCCGCTGCTGGCGAAGAAGAAGATCGACTTCGTCGAGCAGGCGGTGACCCAGGTGCACGCCGCGGACAACAGCCTGACGCTGGCCGATGGCAGCAGCCTGTCGTATGACGTGCTGGTGCTGGCGACCGGGCCGCAACTGGCCTTCGATGAAATCCCCGGCCTCGGCCCGGCGGGCTTCACCCAGTCGATCTGTCATGTCGATCATGCGGTGGGTGCCGAGTCGAACTGGCAGGCCTTTGTCGATGACCCCGGCCCGATCGTGGTCGGCGCGGTGCAGGGCGCGTCGTGTTTCGGGCCGGCCTACGAGTTTGCGCGCATCATGGAAACCGACCTGCGCAAGCGCAAGCTGCGTGACCGCGTGCCGATGACCTTCGTCACCTCCGAGCCTTACATCGGCCACCTCGGCCTGGGCGGCGTGGGCGACTCGAAGGGCATGATCGAGTCGATGTTCCGCGACCGCCACATCAAGTGGATCTGCAACGCCAAGGTGGACAAGGTCGAGGACGGCATGATGTTCGTCACCGAGCATGACGACGAGGGCAAGCCGAAGCGCCAGCACGAGCTGCCCTTCAAGTACTCGATGATGCTGCCGGCCTTCCGTGGCATCGATGCGGTGCGCGGGGTCGAGGGGCTGGTCAATCCGCGTGGTTTCGTGCTGATCGACGAATTCCAGCGCAACCCGCGCTACCCCAACATCTACGGCGTTGGCGTGTGCGTGGCGATTCCGCCGGTCGAGGCGACGCCGGTGCCGACCGGGGTGCCCAAGACCGGCTACATGATCGAGTCGATGGTCACCGCCACGGCCAAGAACATCCGCGCCGCGCTCGATGGCAAGCAGCCGGCCGAGCGGGCGACCTGGAACGCGGTGTGCCTGGCCGACTTCGGCGACACCGGCGCGGCCTTCGTGGCGCTGCCGCAGATCCCGCCGCGCAATGTGAACTGGTATTCCGAAGGGCGCTGGGTGCATCTGGCCAAGGTCGGCTTCGAGAAATACTTCCTGCGCAAGATGAAGAAGGGCACCACCGAGCCGATCTACGAAAAGATCGTGCTCGACGCGCTGGGCATCATGAAACTCAAGAACCGGTAG
- a CDS encoding efflux RND transporter permease subunit has protein sequence MSTDTPVLGLSGKIASGFQRNALTPLLALVLFLMGVFATLITPKEEEPQIDVTMANVFVPFPGASAREVESLVSRPAEQVLSRMAGVEHVYSVSQPDMSILTVQFEVGVPNQEALVRLYDTLDSHRDWLSPELGVLEPIVKPKGIDDVPIVGLTLWTEDPERAGFDMQQVARAIEIDLKRIPGTRDVVTIGGPGHVLRVLMDPARMNAHGVTAVDLKSALQVANASQSAGRLVADNQEVLVQTGTYIRSAQDVAALVVGVAEGKPVYLSDVAEVANGPDQPSRYVWFGAGAAAAERGIDTAGVSPAVTLSVSKKPGANASDVANALLARVDTLKGTVIPDGVNVTVTRNYGETANDKANKLIGKLVFATSAVVLLVLFTLGWREAIIVGLAVTLTLAATLFASWAWGFTLNRVSLFALIFSIGILVDDAIVVVENIHRWHQLEPDKPLWQLIPRAVDEVGGPTILATFTVIAALLPMAFVSGLMGPYMSPIPINASMGMFISLLVAFVVTPWLAQKMLKSTDGHAHAGEDRMTRRLTGFFRATIGPLIDARRGRRNRSLLWLLVMALIAGSVALAAVKLVVLKMLPLDNKSEFQVVLDMPVGTPLERTAQVLLEIGEAVGKTPEVTDWQAYAGTASPINFNGLVRQYYLRSAPEQGDLQINLVDKHKRDRSSHEVAGAVREAVTRIARAHGGNAKVVEVPPGPPVLSPIVAEVYGPDYTGQLAVAQQVREVFDTTADIVGADDTIDETAPKLVLRVNQAKAALMGVAQAQIVELMRLGLAGENVTPVHGGDNKYEIPVRIQLPPAQQSTVAHLLQLKLRAQDGTLVPVSELVSVHPTERDQVIYHKDLLPVVYVTGDMAGALDSPLYGMFDIRSQIKDMPLVGERLAGVLDEWFIQQPHDPYAGYSVKWDGEWQVTYETFRDMGAAYAVGLILIYLLVVAQFRRYLVPLIIMAPIPLTIIGVMPGHALLGAQFTATSMIGMIALAGIIVRNSILLVDFINHQVRAGVPFAEAVITSAAVRAKPIGLTALAAMIGAAFILDDPIFNGLAISLIFGILVSTLLTLVVIPVLYFAAMQHRVAELQSEGRPS, from the coding sequence GTGAGCACTGACACCCCCGTCCTCGGCCTGTCCGGCAAGATCGCCAGCGGCTTTCAGCGCAATGCGCTGACGCCGCTGCTGGCGCTGGTGCTCTTCCTGATGGGGGTGTTCGCGACGCTGATCACCCCCAAGGAGGAAGAGCCGCAGATCGACGTCACCATGGCCAACGTCTTCGTGCCCTTCCCGGGGGCCTCGGCGCGGGAGGTGGAGTCGCTGGTATCGCGCCCCGCCGAACAGGTGCTCTCGCGCATGGCGGGGGTCGAGCATGTGTATTCGGTATCGCAGCCGGACATGTCGATTCTTACCGTGCAGTTCGAGGTCGGTGTGCCCAACCAGGAGGCGCTGGTGCGGCTCTACGACACGCTGGACTCGCACCGAGACTGGTTGAGTCCGGAGCTCGGCGTGCTCGAACCCATCGTCAAGCCCAAGGGCATCGACGACGTGCCGATTGTCGGCCTCACCCTGTGGACCGAAGACCCCGAGCGCGCCGGTTTCGACATGCAGCAGGTGGCGCGCGCCATCGAGATCGACCTCAAGCGCATCCCCGGCACCCGTGACGTGGTCACCATCGGCGGCCCCGGCCATGTGCTGCGCGTGCTGATGGACCCGGCGCGGATGAACGCTCACGGCGTGACTGCGGTGGATCTGAAATCTGCGCTGCAGGTGGCCAACGCCTCGCAATCGGCCGGCCGGCTGGTCGCCGACAACCAGGAAGTGCTGGTGCAGACCGGTACCTACATCCGCTCGGCGCAGGATGTGGCCGCCCTGGTGGTGGGTGTGGCCGAGGGCAAGCCAGTGTATCTGTCGGATGTGGCCGAGGTGGCCAACGGGCCGGACCAGCCCTCGCGCTATGTGTGGTTCGGCGCGGGTGCGGCGGCGGCCGAGCGCGGCATCGACACCGCCGGGGTATCGCCCGCGGTGACGCTGTCGGTGTCGAAAAAGCCCGGCGCCAATGCCTCGGACGTGGCCAACGCGCTGCTCGCCCGCGTCGACACGCTGAAGGGCACGGTGATCCCCGACGGCGTCAACGTTACCGTCACCCGCAACTACGGTGAGACGGCCAACGACAAGGCCAACAAGCTGATCGGCAAGCTGGTGTTCGCCACCAGCGCGGTGGTGCTGCTGGTGTTGTTCACGCTGGGCTGGCGCGAGGCGATCATCGTCGGCCTGGCGGTGACGCTGACCCTGGCGGCGACGCTGTTCGCCTCCTGGGCCTGGGGCTTCACCCTCAACCGGGTGAGCCTGTTCGCGCTCATTTTCTCTATCGGCATCCTGGTCGATGATGCCATCGTGGTGGTGGAGAACATCCACCGCTGGCACCAGCTCGAACCGGACAAGCCGCTGTGGCAGCTTATCCCCAGAGCGGTGGACGAAGTCGGCGGGCCAACCATTCTGGCCACCTTCACGGTGATTGCCGCGCTGCTGCCGATGGCTTTCGTCAGCGGCCTGATGGGGCCGTACATGAGCCCGATCCCGATCAACGCGTCGATGGGCATGTTCATCTCGCTGCTGGTGGCCTTCGTGGTCACGCCCTGGCTGGCGCAGAAGATGCTCAAGTCGACCGATGGCCACGCGCACGCCGGTGAAGACCGCATGACGCGACGGCTGACCGGCTTCTTCCGCGCCACGATCGGCCCGCTGATCGACGCCCGGCGCGGCCGGCGCAACCGCAGCCTGCTGTGGCTGCTGGTGATGGCGCTCATTGCCGGCTCGGTGGCGCTGGCGGCGGTCAAGCTGGTGGTGCTCAAGATGCTGCCGCTCGACAACAAGTCCGAATTCCAGGTGGTGCTCGACATGCCGGTCGGCACGCCGCTGGAGCGCACCGCGCAGGTGCTGCTGGAGATCGGCGAAGCCGTGGGCAAGACGCCCGAAGTGACCGACTGGCAGGCCTATGCCGGCACCGCCAGCCCGATCAACTTCAACGGTCTGGTGCGCCAGTACTACCTGCGCAGCGCGCCGGAGCAGGGCGATTTGCAGATCAATCTGGTCGACAAGCACAAGCGCGATCGCAGCAGCCACGAGGTCGCCGGCGCGGTGCGTGAGGCGGTGACGCGCATCGCGCGTGCCCACGGCGGCAACGCCAAGGTGGTGGAGGTGCCGCCCGGCCCGCCGGTGCTCTCGCCGATCGTGGCCGAAGTCTATGGCCCGGACTACACCGGTCAGCTGGCGGTAGCGCAGCAGGTGCGCGAGGTCTTCGACACCACGGCCGACATCGTCGGCGCCGACGACACCATCGACGAGACCGCGCCCAAGCTGGTGCTGCGGGTCAATCAGGCCAAGGCGGCGCTGATGGGCGTGGCGCAGGCGCAGATCGTCGAGCTGATGCGCCTTGGGCTGGCGGGTGAGAACGTCACGCCGGTGCACGGGGGCGACAACAAGTACGAGATCCCGGTGCGCATCCAGCTGCCGCCGGCGCAGCAGTCGACCGTGGCGCATCTGTTGCAGCTCAAGCTGCGCGCGCAGGACGGCACCCTGGTGCCGGTGTCCGAGCTGGTCAGCGTGCACCCGACCGAGCGCGATCAGGTGATCTATCACAAGGACTTGCTGCCGGTGGTGTATGTGACCGGCGACATGGCCGGCGCGCTGGACTCACCGCTCTACGGCATGTTCGACATCCGCAGCCAGATCAAGGACATGCCGCTGGTCGGCGAGCGCCTGGCCGGCGTGCTGGACGAATGGTTCATCCAGCAGCCGCATGACCCCTACGCTGGCTACAGCGTGAAGTGGGACGGCGAGTGGCAGGTGACGTATGAAACCTTCCGCGACATGGGCGCGGCCTACGCGGTCGGCCTGATCCTGATCTATCTGCTGGTGGTGGCGCAGTTCCGCCGCTATCTGGTGCCGCTGATCATCATGGCGCCGATCCCGCTGACCATCATCGGCGTGATGCCGGGGCATGCGCTGCTCGGCGCGCAATTCACCGCCACCTCGATGATCGGCATGATCGCGCTGGCCGGCATCATCGTGCGCAACTCGATCCTGCTGGTGGACTTCATCAATCATCAGGTGCGCGCCGGCGTGCCCTTTGCCGAGGCGGTGATCACCTCGGCCGCGGTGCGCGCCAAGCCGATCGGCCTGACCGCGCTGGCGGCCATGATCGGTGCGGCGTTCATCCTCGACGATCCGATCTTCAACGGGCTGGCGATCAGCCTGATCTTTGGCATCCTGGTGTCCACCCTGCTCACGCTGGTGGTCATCCCGGTGCTCTACTTCGCGGCCATGCAGCATCGCGTGGCCGAGCTTCAGTCAGAGGGACGTCCGTCATGA